One Micromonospora craniellae genomic region harbors:
- a CDS encoding diacylglycerol/lipid kinase family protein, producing MEAGRQGRSLRSAVVVNPVKVDDLDAFRRTVVDALAVAGWPEPLWLETAVDDPGRGQTEQALADGVDVVFACGGDGTVMACVSALVGTDVALAVLPQGTGNLLAANLGLSNDLAAGIEVAVERGRRLLDVGEVDGQHFAVMAGMGFDAQMLEATSETTKRRIGWPAYVVGAARHLRDRPMRVWISLDDQPPLRRRARSVLVANVGRLQGGVRLLTEAEPDDGYLDVAVLTPHTLRHWLSLGWAVIRRRDRVPRMEVFRARRVTITSNRAQPRELDGDLIEPGRELSVRIRRRALWLCVPQPDRTPDLAEDASAAAERGERLIEEGRGE from the coding sequence GTGGAAGCTGGACGGCAGGGACGGTCGCTGCGCAGCGCGGTCGTGGTGAACCCGGTCAAGGTCGACGATCTCGATGCTTTTCGCCGTACCGTCGTCGACGCGCTGGCCGTCGCCGGCTGGCCCGAGCCGTTGTGGCTGGAGACCGCCGTCGACGACCCCGGTCGCGGCCAGACCGAGCAGGCCCTGGCCGACGGCGTCGACGTGGTCTTCGCCTGCGGCGGCGACGGCACCGTGATGGCCTGCGTGAGCGCCCTGGTCGGCACCGACGTGGCGCTCGCTGTGCTTCCCCAGGGCACCGGCAACCTGCTCGCCGCCAACCTGGGTCTCTCCAACGACCTGGCCGCCGGGATCGAGGTGGCCGTCGAGCGCGGTCGGCGGCTGCTCGACGTCGGCGAGGTGGACGGGCAGCACTTCGCGGTGATGGCCGGCATGGGCTTCGACGCCCAGATGCTGGAGGCCACCAGCGAGACGACCAAGCGGCGCATCGGCTGGCCGGCGTACGTCGTGGGCGCCGCCCGGCACCTGCGGGACCGGCCGATGAGGGTGTGGATCTCGCTGGACGACCAGCCGCCGCTGCGTCGCCGCGCCCGCTCGGTGCTGGTCGCCAACGTCGGCCGGCTCCAGGGCGGGGTACGCCTGCTCACCGAGGCCGAACCCGACGACGGCTACCTGGACGTCGCCGTGCTCACCCCGCACACGCTGCGGCACTGGCTCTCCCTCGGCTGGGCGGTGATACGCCGCCGTGACCGGGTGCCAAGGATGGAGGTCTTCCGCGCCCGTCGGGTGACGATCACCAGTAACCGGGCCCAGCCCCGCGAACTCGACGGCGACCTGATCGAGCCCGGCCGCGAGCTGAGCGTACGGATCCGCCGACGGGCCCTGTGGCTATGCGTACCGCAGCCGGACCGCACACCCGACCTGGCCGAGGACGCGTCCGCCGCCGCCGAGCGGGGTGAGCGGCTCATCGAGGAGGGCCGGGGGGAGTAG
- a CDS encoding PP2C family protein-serine/threonine phosphatase produces MSRVARDEVRRFALADLTLEVAGGSVVGNRYRENYDVLHVDPALPYAVVADGMGDGEGSRRAGAAAVPTFAAQVRAGWPEVGADLLRTAAAAAQTAVREAGTERAQLTGCTLTGLVVEPAGGQGWVVQLGDSRAYRLRDDLLELVTTDHTVAWLGVLHGWYPIGSAAAARARYQLTRYAGHPAAPEADLLAVTLRPGDTWLLCTDGVSDQVNYHGMRDALVRPDLADAVATLLDASLDAGGADNASAVVLRARPAP; encoded by the coding sequence GTGAGCCGGGTCGCCAGAGACGAGGTGCGGCGCTTCGCGCTCGCCGACCTGACGCTGGAGGTGGCCGGCGGCAGCGTGGTCGGCAACCGCTACCGCGAGAACTACGACGTGCTGCACGTCGATCCCGCGCTGCCCTACGCGGTGGTGGCCGACGGCATGGGCGACGGCGAGGGCAGCCGCCGTGCCGGTGCCGCCGCCGTACCGACGTTCGCCGCCCAGGTCCGCGCCGGGTGGCCCGAGGTCGGGGCGGACCTGTTGCGCACCGCCGCCGCAGCGGCCCAGACCGCCGTACGCGAGGCCGGGACGGAACGCGCCCAGCTGACCGGGTGCACCCTGACCGGCCTGGTCGTCGAGCCAGCCGGTGGGCAGGGCTGGGTGGTCCAGCTGGGAGACTCGCGCGCCTACCGGCTCCGCGACGACCTGCTGGAACTGGTCACCACCGACCACACGGTGGCCTGGCTGGGCGTGCTGCACGGCTGGTACCCGATCGGCTCGGCCGCCGCCGCCCGGGCCCGCTACCAGCTCACCCGCTACGCCGGCCATCCGGCCGCGCCCGAGGCCGACCTGCTGGCCGTGACCCTGCGCCCCGGCGACACCTGGCTGCTCTGCACCGACGGGGTGAGTGACCAGGTGAACTACCACGGGATGCGGGACGCCCTGGTCCGCCCCGACCTGGCGGACGCGGTCGCGACCCTGCTGGACGCCTCGCTGGACGCCGGTGGGGCAGACAATGCCAGCGCGGTCGTGCTCCGGGCCCGGCCGGCACCCTGA
- a CDS encoding universal stress protein: MAPGSEAPVLVGVGPDDALPVARTAARVAAAHGRALHLLHAFNWAALEAPAVTASRSHAEELLAGATGAANQSEPGVPVSTEIIEGAAVATLVRKSEAAFLVAVGDGGMAHCDRCIPADTPAVQVAARAECPVLVARQEPPPAGPVLVGVDGSASAEITLAWAYACAGRHRSHLLAVWVVESDAAVGEATDRLAALVARHRGAYPDVAVECRVLRGEPGEVLIEQSRAAQLVVVAARGDESWRGMLGAVSQSLLYHAPAPVLVVRGVTGPPTDDGPGHPGGRDQRP, from the coding sequence ATGGCCCCGGGCAGCGAGGCACCGGTCCTGGTCGGCGTCGGTCCGGACGACGCGCTGCCGGTGGCCCGGACCGCCGCGCGGGTGGCCGCCGCCCACGGTCGCGCGTTGCACCTGCTGCACGCCTTCAACTGGGCCGCGCTGGAGGCACCCGCGGTCACCGCGTCCCGCTCGCACGCCGAGGAGCTTCTCGCCGGGGCGACCGGGGCGGCCAACCAGAGCGAACCGGGCGTCCCGGTCAGCACCGAGATCATCGAGGGCGCGGCGGTGGCCACCCTGGTGCGTAAGTCCGAGGCGGCCTTCCTGGTGGCCGTCGGCGACGGCGGCATGGCCCACTGCGACCGCTGCATCCCGGCCGACACTCCTGCCGTCCAGGTGGCCGCCCGCGCCGAGTGCCCGGTGCTGGTCGCCCGGCAGGAGCCCCCGCCGGCCGGGCCGGTGCTGGTCGGCGTGGACGGCTCGGCCTCCGCCGAGATCACCCTGGCCTGGGCCTACGCATGCGCGGGCCGACACCGCTCGCACCTGCTGGCGGTCTGGGTGGTCGAGTCCGACGCGGCGGTGGGCGAGGCCACCGACCGACTCGCCGCCCTGGTGGCCCGACACCGTGGCGCGTACCCCGACGTCGCGGTGGAGTGCCGCGTCCTGCGGGGCGAACCGGGTGAGGTGCTGATCGAGCAGTCGCGCGCCGCGCAACTGGTGGTGGTCGCCGCACGGGGCGACGAATCGTGGCGCGGCATGCTCGGCGCGGTCAGCCAGTCGCTGCTCTACCACGCCCCGGCCCCGGTGCTGGTGGTGCGCGGCGTGACCGGCCCGCCCACCGACGACGGGCCGGGGCACCCGGGCGGGCGGGACCAACGGCCCTGA
- a CDS encoding phosphoketolase family protein, whose amino-acid sequence MDTAVDIPSTLTDEELRRLDAYWRAANYLSVGQIYLLDNPLLREPLTAEHVKPRLLGHWGTSPGLNLIYAHLNRAIVARDLSALFVTGPGHGGPAIVANTWLEGTWSERYPGVGRDEAGMARLFRQFSFPGGIPSHVAAEVPGSIHEGGELGYALSHAYGAAFDHPDLLVACVVGDGEAETGPLAGSWLSTVFLNPARDGAVLPILHLNGYKIANPTVLDRIPESDLLAMLRGYGYQPYVVAGDEPAAVHEALAGTLDRALDEIAEIQRRARSGATSERPRWPMIVLRTPKGWTGPREVDGKQVEGTYHAHQVPLSNVRSNPEHLAELERWLRSYRPEELFDATGAPVAELAALPPTGDRRMSANPVTNGGTVLRDLVLPDFRDYAVDVPRPGATATGATGELGGWIRDVIAANPQTFRLFGPDEVASNRLQAAFEVTDRAWMATTVPGDDHLSPDGRVMEVLSEHLCQGWLEGYLLTGRHGLFTSYEAFIHIVDSMVNQHAKWLKVTRDIPWRMPVASLNYLLSSHVWRQDHNGFSHQDPGFIDHVMNKKAEVVRVYLPPDANTLLSTMDHCLRSRHYVNVVVAGKQTAPNWLTMDEAVQHCRRGVGIWDWASTDGGSEPDVVLACAGDVPTLETLAAADLLRRHLPDLKVRVINVVDLMRLQPSSEHPHGLPDSAFDTLFTRDKPIIFAYHGYPWLIHRLTYRRTNHHNLHVRGYKEEGTTTTPFDMVMLNDLDRFHLVIDVIDRVPGLGDRVAYLRQEMTDARDAARDHTRRYGEDDPRVAQWRWVRETDPTNP is encoded by the coding sequence ATGGACACGGCCGTGGACATCCCGAGCACCCTGACCGATGAGGAACTGCGCCGCCTGGACGCCTACTGGCGGGCCGCGAACTACCTGAGCGTCGGGCAGATCTATCTGCTCGACAATCCCCTGCTCCGCGAACCACTGACCGCTGAGCACGTCAAGCCCCGACTGCTCGGGCACTGGGGCACCTCGCCCGGCCTCAACCTGATCTACGCCCACCTCAACCGGGCGATCGTCGCCCGGGACCTGTCGGCCCTCTTCGTCACCGGCCCCGGCCACGGCGGCCCGGCGATCGTCGCGAACACCTGGTTGGAGGGCACCTGGAGCGAGCGGTACCCGGGCGTCGGCCGCGACGAGGCCGGCATGGCCCGGCTGTTCCGGCAGTTCTCCTTCCCCGGCGGCATCCCCAGCCACGTGGCGGCGGAGGTGCCGGGCTCGATCCACGAGGGCGGCGAGCTCGGGTACGCGCTCAGCCACGCCTACGGCGCCGCGTTCGACCACCCCGATCTGCTGGTGGCCTGTGTCGTCGGCGACGGCGAGGCGGAGACCGGCCCGCTGGCCGGGAGCTGGCTGTCCACCGTGTTCCTCAACCCCGCCCGGGACGGCGCGGTGCTGCCCATCCTGCACCTCAACGGCTACAAGATCGCCAATCCGACGGTACTGGACCGGATCCCCGAGTCCGACCTGCTCGCCATGCTGCGTGGCTACGGCTACCAGCCGTACGTGGTGGCCGGTGACGAGCCCGCCGCCGTGCACGAGGCGCTCGCCGGCACCCTGGACCGGGCGCTGGACGAGATCGCCGAGATCCAGCGCCGGGCCCGCTCCGGTGCCACCAGCGAGCGTCCGCGCTGGCCGATGATCGTCCTGCGTACGCCGAAGGGGTGGACCGGTCCGCGCGAGGTCGACGGCAAGCAGGTCGAGGGTACCTACCACGCCCACCAGGTGCCGTTGTCGAACGTCCGCAGCAATCCGGAGCACCTGGCCGAGCTGGAACGCTGGCTGCGCAGCTACCGGCCGGAGGAGCTGTTCGACGCCACCGGCGCCCCGGTCGCCGAACTGGCCGCCCTGCCGCCCACCGGTGACCGGCGGATGAGCGCCAACCCGGTCACCAACGGCGGGACGGTGCTGCGTGACCTGGTCCTGCCGGACTTCCGCGACTACGCCGTGGACGTGCCCCGGCCCGGCGCCACGGCCACCGGCGCCACGGGGGAACTGGGCGGATGGATCCGGGACGTGATCGCCGCGAACCCGCAGACCTTCCGGCTGTTCGGGCCGGACGAGGTCGCCTCCAACCGGCTCCAGGCGGCCTTCGAGGTCACCGACCGGGCCTGGATGGCCACCACCGTGCCCGGCGACGACCATCTCTCCCCCGACGGGCGGGTGATGGAGGTCCTCTCCGAGCACCTGTGCCAGGGCTGGCTGGAGGGCTACCTGCTGACCGGCCGGCACGGCCTCTTCACCAGCTACGAGGCGTTCATCCACATCGTCGACTCGATGGTCAACCAGCACGCGAAGTGGTTGAAGGTGACCCGGGACATCCCCTGGCGGATGCCGGTGGCGTCGCTGAACTACCTGCTCTCCAGCCACGTCTGGCGGCAGGACCACAACGGCTTCTCGCACCAGGACCCGGGCTTCATCGACCACGTGATGAACAAGAAGGCCGAGGTCGTCCGGGTCTACCTGCCCCCGGACGCGAACACCCTGCTCTCCACCATGGACCACTGCCTGCGCAGCCGGCACTACGTCAACGTGGTGGTGGCCGGCAAGCAGACCGCGCCGAACTGGCTGACCATGGACGAGGCCGTCCAGCACTGCCGACGCGGGGTGGGCATCTGGGACTGGGCCAGCACCGACGGCGGCAGCGAGCCGGACGTGGTCCTCGCCTGCGCCGGTGACGTGCCGACGCTGGAGACCCTGGCGGCGGCGGACCTGCTGCGCCGGCACCTGCCCGACCTCAAGGTACGCGTGATCAACGTGGTCGACCTGATGCGGCTCCAGCCGTCGAGCGAGCACCCGCACGGCCTGCCGGACTCCGCGTTCGACACGCTGTTCACCCGCGACAAGCCGATCATCTTCGCGTACCACGGCTACCCGTGGCTGATCCACCGGCTCACCTACCGCCGCACCAACCACCACAATCTGCACGTGCGCGGGTACAAGGAGGAGGGCACCACCACCACGCCGTTCGACATGGTGATGCTCAACGACCTGGACCGGTTCCACCTGGTCATCGACGTGATCGACCGGGTGCCCGGGCTCGGCGACCGGGTCGCGTACCTGCGGCAGGAGATGACCGACGCCCGCGACGCGGCCCGCGACCACACCCGCCGGTACGGCGAGGACGACCCCCGGGTGGCGCAGTGGCGCTGGGTCCGCGAGACCGACCCGACCAACCCCTGA
- a CDS encoding universal stress protein, with amino-acid sequence MTRSTSDAEIVVGYDGSPDAAAALDWALEQARRDGRPIRLAYVFEWLTVAGWVGPGVTPGMWPDEQARQQVEELVNKAAADAAAANPELTVRGEVRDGPPALVLEESSAEAGLLVLGGRGHGGFTGLLAGSTAVSVTAHAHCPVVVVRRDTAEAARAGHITAGVDGSEPSLVALGFAVEQAALRRVPLQVVRAWQPGREHWNLTGEQARDAALAEGRAELDEALRRWQERFPDVEISVQTATAAPAALLIDSSRQAQLVVVGTRGRGGLRGMLLGSVSQQLIQHAHCPVAVVRER; translated from the coding sequence ATGACCAGGAGTACGAGCGACGCCGAGATCGTGGTGGGCTATGACGGCTCGCCGGACGCGGCGGCGGCCCTGGACTGGGCGCTGGAACAGGCGCGCCGGGACGGCCGGCCGATCCGGCTGGCGTACGTCTTCGAGTGGCTCACCGTGGCCGGCTGGGTCGGGCCCGGCGTCACGCCCGGGATGTGGCCCGACGAACAGGCCCGGCAGCAGGTCGAGGAGCTGGTCAACAAGGCTGCGGCGGACGCCGCCGCCGCCAACCCCGAGCTGACCGTACGCGGTGAGGTGCGCGACGGCCCGCCGGCCCTGGTGCTGGAGGAGAGCTCGGCGGAGGCCGGCCTGCTGGTACTGGGCGGCCGGGGACACGGTGGCTTCACCGGCCTGCTCGCCGGCTCGACGGCGGTCAGCGTCACCGCGCATGCGCACTGCCCGGTGGTGGTGGTCCGCCGGGACACCGCCGAGGCCGCGCGCGCCGGGCACATCACGGCCGGTGTGGACGGCTCAGAACCCTCCCTGGTGGCCCTCGGCTTCGCCGTCGAGCAGGCGGCCCTGCGGAGGGTGCCGCTGCAGGTGGTACGCGCCTGGCAGCCCGGACGCGAGCACTGGAACCTCACCGGTGAGCAGGCCCGCGACGCGGCGCTGGCCGAGGGCCGCGCGGAGCTGGACGAGGCGCTGCGCCGTTGGCAGGAGAGGTTCCCCGACGTCGAGATCAGCGTGCAGACGGCCACCGCCGCACCGGCCGCCCTGCTGATCGATTCCAGCCGCCAGGCGCAACTGGTGGTGGTCGGCACCCGGGGCCGGGGTGGTCTGCGCGGCATGCTGCTCGGCTCGGTCAGCCAACAGCTCATCCAGCACGCGCACTGCCCGGTGGCGGTCGTCCGGGAACGCTGA
- a CDS encoding Acg family FMN-binding oxidoreductase, which yields MSHQTPAPHRPLPTALAEAATMAGRAPSVHNAQPWRWRVLPDSLELRMVRDPQLTATDPEGDLARLSCGAALHHARLALAAEGWTATVRRMPDPAEPDLLARLTDLRPSKADPDAMRTVQCMQVRHTDRRPVSDEPVGDERLDAVGTAAHREGTRLEILDRDQVLELAAAASRAATVEADDSRLREELDYWTSRAAGTGLTAEVLPEEAAQTTVPGRDFGRLGTLPVGPGHDRAASYGVLHGDQDEPVDWLRAGESLSAAWLTATRLGVSVVPLSGVVEVPATRQVLRGVLAGLGNPYLVLRLGVADPAHAGPPHTPRLDRAQVVDLSAVEGTAG from the coding sequence ATGAGCCACCAGACGCCGGCCCCGCATCGCCCGCTGCCCACCGCACTCGCGGAGGCCGCCACGATGGCCGGGCGGGCGCCGTCGGTGCACAACGCGCAGCCGTGGCGCTGGCGGGTACTGCCCGACTCGCTGGAACTGCGGATGGTCCGCGACCCCCAGTTGACCGCGACCGACCCGGAGGGCGACCTGGCCCGGCTGAGCTGCGGGGCGGCGCTGCACCACGCCCGGCTGGCGCTGGCCGCCGAGGGCTGGACGGCGACCGTGCGGCGGATGCCCGACCCGGCGGAGCCGGACCTGCTCGCCCGGCTGACCGACCTGCGTCCCAGCAAGGCCGACCCGGACGCGATGCGCACGGTGCAGTGCATGCAGGTCCGGCACACCGACCGGCGACCGGTCAGTGACGAGCCGGTCGGCGACGAACGACTGGACGCGGTCGGCACCGCCGCCCATCGGGAGGGCACCCGGTTGGAGATCCTCGACCGGGACCAGGTGCTGGAGCTGGCCGCCGCCGCCTCGCGCGCCGCCACCGTCGAGGCGGACGACTCCCGGCTGCGCGAGGAGTTGGACTACTGGACCAGCCGGGCCGCCGGGACCGGGTTGACCGCCGAGGTGCTGCCCGAGGAGGCGGCGCAGACCACGGTGCCGGGCCGGGACTTCGGCCGCCTGGGGACGTTGCCGGTGGGGCCGGGGCACGACCGGGCCGCATCGTACGGGGTGCTGCACGGCGACCAGGACGAGCCGGTGGACTGGCTGCGGGCCGGTGAGTCGCTCTCGGCCGCCTGGCTGACCGCCACCCGGCTGGGTGTCTCGGTGGTGCCGCTGAGCGGGGTGGTGGAGGTGCCGGCGACCCGGCAGGTCCTACGCGGGGTGCTGGCCGGGCTCGGTAACCCGTACCTCGTCCTGCGTCTCGGGGTCGCGGACCCGGCGCACGCCGGTCCGCCGCACACGCCGCGACTGGACCGCGCGCAGGTGGTGGACCTGTCCGCCGTCGAGGGGACGGCGGGGTGA
- a CDS encoding sensor histidine kinase: MLDRVGEVMTSRERLRALLDAVVGIGRDLDLRSTLQRIVQSACDLAGARYGALGVIGADRMLHDFIVHGISPETHAEIGDLPHGRGVLGLLIDDPRPLRMPDITQHPRSYGFPPHHPPMHTFLGVPVRIRDQVFGNLYLAEKQGGAQFTEDDEEIVVALAAAAGVAIENARLYALAHRRERWLAATAEITSLLLGEVRRTDALTLVARRAREVAEAELALVLLYDDEADHFTVEVVDGAGAQARALVGTVLPAADTSFAGPIAEGRHDSVDDLAHAAPWPAVLHTGPAVISPLATADTLHGVLVIAHTAEHGGATDEDVALLGSFAGQAALAMERARGQEEREQLVVLEDRERIARDLHDVVIQRLFATGLHLQSAVPLAARPELTKRLNAAVDDLDATISDIRRTIFELRSPVSAALRTEIREAVEVAAESLGFRPRLDLTGPVDSAVPDAVRPDLTAVLREALSNAVRHAEASAVTVSVRVDGGRVTVVVTDDGVGCDPAAARGGLVNLRERAERHDGTFEVRPARPHGTELRWSIPLRD, translated from the coding sequence ATGCTGGACCGCGTCGGGGAGGTGATGACCAGCCGGGAACGGCTGCGGGCCCTGCTCGACGCGGTGGTCGGCATCGGCAGGGACCTGGACCTGCGCAGCACCCTGCAACGGATCGTGCAGTCCGCCTGCGACCTGGCCGGCGCCCGGTACGGCGCGCTCGGCGTGATCGGCGCCGACCGGATGCTGCACGACTTCATCGTCCACGGCATCTCCCCCGAAACGCACGCCGAGATCGGAGACCTGCCGCACGGCCGGGGCGTACTCGGCCTGCTGATCGACGACCCGAGGCCGCTGCGGATGCCGGACATCACCCAGCACCCGCGCTCCTACGGGTTCCCGCCGCACCACCCGCCGATGCACACCTTCCTCGGTGTGCCGGTGCGCATCCGCGACCAGGTCTTCGGCAACCTCTACCTGGCCGAGAAGCAGGGCGGCGCGCAGTTCACCGAGGACGACGAGGAGATCGTCGTGGCGCTCGCCGCCGCGGCCGGGGTGGCGATCGAGAACGCCCGGCTGTACGCGCTGGCGCACCGGCGGGAACGCTGGCTCGCCGCCACCGCCGAGATCACCTCGCTGCTGCTCGGCGAGGTACGCCGCACCGACGCGCTGACGCTGGTGGCCCGGCGGGCCCGCGAGGTCGCCGAGGCTGAACTGGCCCTGGTGCTGCTCTACGACGACGAGGCCGACCACTTCACGGTGGAGGTGGTCGACGGCGCCGGCGCTCAGGCCCGCGCGCTGGTCGGCACGGTGCTGCCGGCGGCGGACACCAGTTTCGCCGGTCCGATCGCGGAGGGCCGCCACGACTCGGTGGACGACCTCGCCCACGCCGCTCCCTGGCCGGCGGTGCTGCACACCGGGCCGGCGGTGATCTCGCCGCTGGCCACCGCCGACACCCTGCACGGCGTCCTGGTCATCGCGCACACGGCCGAGCACGGTGGCGCCACCGACGAGGACGTGGCGCTGCTCGGCAGCTTCGCCGGGCAGGCCGCGCTGGCCATGGAACGCGCACGCGGCCAGGAGGAACGCGAGCAGTTGGTGGTCCTGGAGGACCGCGAACGCATCGCCCGGGACCTGCACGACGTGGTCATCCAGCGGTTGTTCGCCACCGGCCTGCACCTGCAGAGCGCGGTGCCGCTGGCCGCACGGCCCGAACTCACCAAACGGCTCAACGCGGCGGTCGACGACCTGGACGCCACCATCTCCGACATCCGCCGCACCATCTTCGAGCTGCGCAGCCCGGTGAGCGCGGCGCTGCGTACCGAGATCCGGGAGGCGGTGGAGGTGGCCGCCGAGTCGTTGGGCTTCCGTCCCCGGCTGGACCTGACCGGCCCGGTCGACAGCGCCGTCCCGGACGCGGTCCGCCCCGATCTCACCGCCGTGCTCCGCGAGGCCCTGTCCAACGCGGTACGCCACGCCGAGGCGTCGGCGGTGACGGTGTCGGTGCGGGTCGACGGCGGCCGGGTGACCGTGGTGGTCACCGACGACGGGGTGGGGTGCGACCCGGCCGCCGCCCGGGGCGGCCTGGTGAACCTGCGCGAGCGCGCGGAGCGCCACGACGGTACCTTCGAGGTGCGTCCGGCCCGTCCGCACGGCACCGAACTGCGCTGGTCGATCCCGCTGCGGGACTGA
- a CDS encoding response regulator — MIRVFLLDDHEVVRRGLADLLQASGDIEVVGESGSAPEAARRIPALRPDVAILDARLPDGNGIDVCRDVRAVDSSIKGLILTSYEDDEALFAAIMAGASGYVLKQIRGTDLVDAVRRVAAGQSLLDPAITTRVLDRIRSGVEQPRELQSLTEQERRILEYVAEGLTNREIAGKMFLAEKTVKNYVSSVLAKLGLERRTQAAVLATRLLGKPR, encoded by the coding sequence ATGATCCGGGTGTTCCTGCTCGACGACCACGAGGTCGTCCGTCGTGGCCTTGCCGACCTGCTCCAGGCCAGCGGCGACATAGAGGTGGTCGGCGAGTCCGGCTCCGCCCCGGAGGCCGCCCGCCGGATCCCGGCCCTGCGGCCCGACGTGGCGATCCTCGACGCCCGCCTGCCCGACGGCAACGGCATCGACGTCTGCCGGGACGTGCGGGCCGTGGACTCCTCGATCAAGGGCCTGATCCTCACCTCGTACGAGGACGACGAGGCGCTGTTCGCGGCGATCATGGCCGGTGCCTCGGGGTACGTGCTCAAGCAGATCCGCGGCACCGACCTGGTCGACGCGGTACGCCGGGTGGCGGCCGGGCAGTCGCTGCTCGACCCGGCGATCACCACCCGCGTGCTGGACCGCATCCGCAGCGGCGTGGAGCAGCCGCGCGAGTTGCAGTCCCTGACCGAGCAGGAACGGCGGATCCTGGAGTACGTCGCCGAGGGGCTGACCAACCGGGAGATCGCCGGCAAGATGTTCCTGGCCGAGAAGACGGTCAAGAACTACGTCTCCAGCGTGCTGGCCAAGCTCGGCCTGGAACGGCGTACCCAGGCCGCCGTGCTCGCCACCCGCCTGCTCGGCAAGCCCCGCTGA
- a CDS encoding Acg family FMN-binding oxidoreductase, translating into METGYTVEQLRVAAADAVRAPSLHNVQPWRFRLRDGGIEVLLDPQRRLPATDPSGWGARVAGGAALFNLRLALAVAGTPAGVRLRPYPAEPSVLARLVPDLPRRPTPTEQNLHAAIRRRHSNRAPFWPDPVPADTRWRLGEAARAEHCWLELLIGVSAVTAFAEIARGAHRVLERDPAYRAERVAWVRAEPAPDGVPAAVGGPQAEPQDLLPSRGFGVAQRAPGRDFEPEPLVAVLGSAGNTAVDQVVAGQALQRVLLTATDSGLSVSMLSQPIEVPSAREQLRMSLGRFGTPQMVMRIGFGRPGRPTPRRPVDEALDLPVRLG; encoded by the coding sequence ATGGAGACCGGCTACACCGTCGAGCAGCTTCGCGTCGCCGCGGCCGACGCGGTGCGCGCACCCTCCCTGCACAACGTCCAGCCCTGGCGGTTCCGGCTGCGCGACGGCGGGATCGAGGTGCTACTCGACCCGCAGCGGCGGCTGCCCGCCACCGACCCGAGCGGCTGGGGCGCCCGGGTCGCCGGTGGCGCGGCACTGTTCAACCTGCGGCTGGCGCTGGCGGTGGCCGGCACCCCGGCCGGCGTCCGGCTTCGGCCGTACCCGGCGGAACCGAGTGTGCTGGCCCGGCTGGTGCCGGACCTGCCGCGCCGCCCCACACCGACCGAACAGAACCTGCACGCGGCGATTCGCCGCCGGCACAGCAACCGCGCCCCGTTCTGGCCCGACCCGGTACCCGCCGACACCCGCTGGCGTCTCGGCGAGGCGGCCCGCGCCGAGCATTGCTGGCTGGAACTGCTGATCGGGGTGAGCGCGGTCACCGCCTTCGCCGAGATCGCCCGCGGCGCGCACCGCGTCCTCGAACGCGACCCCGCCTACCGGGCCGAACGCGTCGCCTGGGTACGCGCCGAGCCCGCGCCCGACGGGGTACCGGCCGCCGTCGGCGGGCCGCAGGCCGAACCGCAGGACCTGCTGCCGTCGCGCGGCTTCGGCGTCGCCCAACGCGCACCCGGCCGCGACTTCGAGCCGGAGCCGCTGGTGGCGGTGCTCGGTTCGGCCGGCAACACCGCCGTCGACCAGGTCGTCGCCGGGCAGGCGTTGCAGCGGGTGCTGCTCACCGCGACCGACTCCGGGCTGTCGGTGTCGATGCTGTCCCAGCCGATCGAGGTGCCCTCGGCCCGCGAGCAGCTCCGGATGTCGTTGGGGCGGTTCGGCACCCCGCAGATGGTGATGCGGATCGGGTTTGGCCGTCCCGGCCGGCCCACTCCGCGCCGCCCTGTCGACGAGGCGCTGGACCTGCCGGTGCGCCTGGGCTGA